In Marivivens aquimaris, one genomic interval encodes:
- the rseP gene encoding RIP metalloprotease RseP, giving the protein MTSFLPNFGNIALAIPAFVIALSIIVAIHEYGHYIVGRWSGIKADVFSLGFGKVLFSRVDKHGTQWQLAAIPLGGYVKFRGDANAASVNTSDVGGRDTMLGAPLWARSATVAAGPIFNFILTVVILTGLGLWSGKATDPLTLRTVPELPATYLQELEAGDQIIAVENMDARSVAQFAAALDDLPLEPSLTYTIVRDGEEMQVEGPYPQTTRVMSLTQNGAAREAGVLEGDVVTAINGQEVFAFSQLMELAGASDGEPQVLTLWRDGGVIDITVTPDRRDLPTADGFETRWLLGISGGIFFEPVTETPGIFEAIGNAFEGLWYIIDLSLTGMKYMILGEISTCNLSSPIGIAEASGQMAAAGALDFIQWIATLSAAIGLMNLFPIPVLDGGHLVFFAYEGITGKRPSDGAMRVLIVVGLGLILSLMLFGILNDAIFCR; this is encoded by the coding sequence ATGACCAGCTTCCTGCCCAATTTCGGTAACATCGCTCTGGCCATCCCTGCCTTCGTTATTGCCCTGTCGATCATCGTGGCGATCCACGAATACGGCCACTACATCGTCGGTCGCTGGAGCGGCATTAAGGCCGACGTGTTCTCGCTCGGCTTCGGTAAGGTGCTGTTTTCGCGCGTCGACAAGCACGGCACGCAGTGGCAGCTGGCGGCGATCCCGCTCGGCGGCTACGTCAAATTTCGCGGCGATGCGAACGCGGCGAGTGTGAACACCAGCGATGTGGGCGGGCGTGATACGATGCTTGGCGCGCCGCTCTGGGCGCGCTCGGCAACTGTCGCTGCGGGTCCGATCTTCAACTTCATTCTGACGGTCGTCATCCTCACTGGCCTCGGCCTTTGGTCGGGCAAGGCGACGGACCCGCTGACCCTGCGCACCGTGCCGGAACTGCCCGCGACCTATCTGCAAGAGCTTGAAGCCGGCGACCAGATTATTGCCGTGGAAAACATGGACGCCCGCTCGGTCGCCCAGTTCGCTGCCGCGCTTGACGATCTGCCGCTGGAGCCGTCGCTGACCTACACCATCGTTCGCGATGGCGAGGAGATGCAGGTCGAAGGCCCGTATCCGCAGACGACCCGCGTCATGAGCCTGACCCAGAACGGCGCCGCGCGTGAAGCCGGTGTTCTCGAAGGTGACGTTGTGACCGCGATCAACGGGCAGGAGGTCTTTGCCTTCAGCCAACTCATGGAGCTTGCAGGCGCGTCCGATGGCGAGCCGCAGGTTCTGACGCTGTGGCGCGATGGCGGCGTCATCGACATCACCGTGACGCCCGACCGCCGCGATCTGCCCACCGCAGACGGGTTCGAAACCCGTTGGCTTTTGGGTATTTCGGGTGGCATTTTCTTCGAACCGGTCACCGAAACCCCCGGTATTTTCGAGGCCATCGGCAACGCCTTTGAAGGTCTGTGGTACATCATCGACCTGTCGCTGACGGGCATGAAGTACATGATCCTCGGCGAAATTTCGACCTGTAACCTCTCCAGCCCCATTGGCATCGCAGAGGCGTCGGGCCAGATGGCTGCGGCAGGTGCGCTCGATTTCATCCAGTGGATCGCGACCCTTTCGGCGGCAATCGGGCTGATGAACCTCTTCCCGATTCCCGTGCTCGACGGCGGCCATTTGGTGTTCTTTGCCTATGAGGGCATCACCGGCAAACGTCCGAGCGATGGCGCGATGCGTGTGCTGATCGTCGTGGGCCTCGGCCTCATTCTGTCGCTGATGCTGTTCGGCATCCTGAACGACGCGATCTTCTGCCGCTGA
- the miaA gene encoding tRNA (adenosine(37)-N6)-dimethylallyltransferase MiaA: MSLIDSISAEKPVLIAGPTASGKSELALRIAEAKGGVIVNADALQVFSGWRILTARPDDSDLARAEHKLYGHVPFDQPYSAGHWLRDVTPLLGGERPIIVGGTGLYFMALTEGLVEIPATPPEVRAEGDLIALPDLLAALDDKTKSRIDTNNRPRVQRAWEVLTATGRALADWQDDTPPPLLPAADTHALVLRPDVDWLNERIGRRFDLMIESGALDEARAMLPHWDPSYLSSKAIGAPEMIAHLQGAMTLEDARDAAVTASRQYAKRQRTWFRNRMKHWRPVALP; encoded by the coding sequence GTGTCACTGATCGATAGCATATCCGCCGAAAAGCCCGTGCTCATTGCGGGTCCGACGGCCTCGGGCAAATCCGAACTGGCGCTTCGCATTGCAGAGGCCAAGGGCGGCGTGATCGTGAATGCCGATGCATTACAGGTGTTTAGCGGCTGGCGCATCCTCACCGCGCGGCCCGATGATTCTGATCTGGCACGGGCGGAGCACAAACTTTACGGCCATGTGCCCTTCGATCAGCCCTATTCGGCGGGTCACTGGCTGCGCGATGTGACCCCTCTGCTGGGCGGAGAGCGCCCGATCATCGTCGGCGGCACGGGCCTCTACTTCATGGCGCTGACCGAAGGGCTGGTGGAAATCCCCGCGACCCCGCCTGAGGTTCGTGCTGAGGGTGACCTCATCGCCCTGCCCGATCTGCTCGCCGCGCTCGACGACAAAACGAAATCGCGGATCGATACGAACAACCGCCCGCGTGTGCAGCGCGCTTGGGAGGTGCTGACAGCCACGGGGCGCGCACTCGCCGACTGGCAGGACGACACGCCCCCGCCGCTGCTGCCTGCCGCTGACACGCACGCGCTAGTGCTGCGCCCCGATGTGGACTGGCTGAACGAACGTATTGGCCGACGCTTCGATCTGATGATTGAGAGCGGCGCTCTGGACGAAGCCCGTGCCATGCTGCCCCACTGGGACCCGAGCTATCTGTCCTCCAAAGCCATCGGCGCGCCCGAGATGATTGCGCACCTCCAAGGCGCGATGACGCTGGAGGACGCCCGCGACGCCGCCGTCACCGCGTCACGCCAGTACGCCAAGCGCCAACGCACGTGGTTTCGTAACAGAATGAAACATTGGAGGCCCGTCGCCCTGCCCTGA
- the bamA gene encoding outer membrane protein assembly factor BamA produces MRFFPNDKKPASAKTLLRLTAAALIGLSTIQTPVFAQSFSVGNIAVQGNQRIQTGTIIDYLELPASGAVSAGDINDAAQRLRATGLFESVDVVTQGGGLVIQVVERPTVYRINIEGNRRLSDDELFGLVSATERRIYNPDDVAADAQRMAEAYANDGRINAVVTPRIIRLPDNRVNVVYEVEESGVTEIERIAFTGNNSFSDRRLRGVLETKQAGILRALIGRDTYVADRVEFDKRVLTDFYQSRGYVDFQILDTDVTLARERDAYLMTFSIEEGQQFDFGNITVTSDLPEVDVASFQEVVRTRSGSTYTPLDVENDIARIEELAVRQGLQFVQVEPVVTRDDRGLLINVDFQLKRGPRIFVERIDIEGNNTTLDRVVRQQFRVVEGDPFNPRSIRQSAERIRALGFFSNAEVNARQGSSEDQVVIDVNVTEQPTGSLSFGANYNTDNGVSLLASFRQANFLGRGQALNVSISTAKTNNYLTLNFSEPYLLGRDVEFDFDFSYRATNRESADYDTTRFNFQPGLTFNVSDRGRLNTYVLSNYAEIRDANADEVSPYVLADEGGVWTSGVGYNYSWSSARDGLDEKTTYSFRVGQEFGFGDANYIETTARASAETKVLNEDLTLRATIEGGLLHYSDGDSRIIDRFNLSSRQMRGFEQYGLGPRYYDDSDPDNVINDALGGEAYAVARLEAEFPLGLPEEYGISGGAFYDYGSLWDPGFDCDSDPNVYYCDFTPRSVAGLSMFWDTPIGPLRFDFTEALQTEELDQTKSFDVSISTRF; encoded by the coding sequence ATGCGATTTTTTCCCAACGATAAGAAACCGGCTTCGGCCAAAACCCTGCTTCGTCTCACGGCGGCCGCGCTGATCGGTCTTTCGACCATCCAGACGCCGGTCTTCGCGCAGAGTTTCTCGGTTGGAAATATCGCCGTTCAGGGCAACCAGCGTATCCAGACCGGTACGATCATCGACTACCTCGAACTGCCCGCGTCGGGCGCTGTTTCGGCTGGCGACATCAATGACGCCGCCCAGCGTCTGCGTGCGACCGGCCTGTTCGAAAGCGTCGACGTCGTGACCCAAGGCGGCGGCCTCGTTATTCAGGTTGTCGAGCGCCCGACCGTTTACCGCATCAACATCGAAGGCAACCGCCGTCTGTCTGATGACGAACTGTTCGGGCTAGTCTCTGCCACCGAGCGCCGCATCTACAATCCCGACGATGTTGCTGCCGACGCCCAGCGCATGGCCGAAGCCTATGCCAACGATGGCCGTATCAACGCAGTCGTCACTCCGCGCATCATCCGTCTGCCCGACAACCGCGTGAACGTGGTGTACGAGGTCGAAGAAAGCGGCGTGACCGAGATCGAGCGCATTGCGTTCACCGGCAACAACAGCTTCTCCGACCGCCGTCTGCGCGGCGTTCTGGAAACCAAGCAAGCAGGCATCCTGCGCGCGCTGATCGGTCGTGACACCTATGTCGCCGACCGCGTCGAGTTCGACAAACGCGTTCTGACCGACTTCTACCAGTCGCGCGGCTATGTGGACTTCCAGATCCTCGACACCGACGTGACGCTGGCGCGTGAGCGTGACGCCTACCTCATGACCTTCAGCATTGAGGAAGGTCAGCAGTTCGATTTCGGCAACATCACCGTCACCAGCGATCTGCCGGAAGTCGACGTTGCTTCGTTCCAGGAAGTCGTGCGCACCCGCAGCGGCTCGACCTACACGCCGCTCGACGTTGAAAACGACATCGCCCGCATCGAAGAACTGGCCGTCCGTCAGGGCCTCCAGTTCGTGCAGGTCGAACCGGTTGTCACCCGCGATGACCGCGGTCTGCTCATCAATGTCGATTTCCAGCTCAAGCGCGGCCCGCGTATCTTTGTCGAGCGTATCGACATCGAAGGTAACAACACCACGCTCGACCGCGTTGTACGTCAGCAGTTCCGCGTTGTCGAAGGCGACCCCTTCAACCCGCGTTCGATCCGCCAGAGCGCGGAGCGCATCCGCGCCCTCGGCTTCTTCTCGAATGCCGAGGTGAACGCACGTCAGGGCTCGTCCGAAGATCAGGTCGTCATCGACGTGAACGTGACCGAACAGCCGACCGGCTCGCTGTCGTTCGGTGCGAACTACAACACCGACAACGGTGTTTCACTGCTGGCCTCGTTCCGTCAGGCGAACTTCCTTGGCCGTGGTCAGGCGCTGAACGTGTCGATCTCGACCGCGAAGACCAACAACTACCTGACGCTCAACTTCTCGGAGCCGTACCTGCTGGGCCGCGATGTCGAATTCGACTTCGACTTCAGCTACCGCGCGACCAACCGCGAGAGCGCCGATTACGACACCACCCGTTTCAACTTCCAGCCGGGTCTGACGTTCAACGTCTCCGACCGTGGCCGCCTGAACACCTATGTGCTCAGCAACTATGCCGAAATCCGTGACGCCAACGCAGACGAGGTTTCGCCTTACGTTCTGGCCGATGAAGGCGGCGTCTGGACCAGCGGTGTCGGCTATAACTACTCGTGGAGCAGCGCCCGCGACGGTCTGGACGAAAAGACGACCTACAGCTTCCGCGTCGGTCAGGAGTTCGGCTTCGGTGATGCGAACTACATCGAAACCACCGCGCGCGCCTCGGCAGAGACGAAGGTTCTGAACGAAGACCTGACGCTCCGCGCCACGATCGAAGGCGGCCTGCTGCACTACAGCGATGGCGACAGCCGCATTATCGACCGCTTCAACCTGAGCAGCCGCCAGATGCGCGGTTTTGAACAGTACGGCCTTGGTCCGCGTTACTACGACGATAGCGATCCGGACAACGTCATCAATGACGCTCTGGGCGGTGAAGCCTACGCGGTCGCCCGTCTCGAAGCCGAATTCCCGCTTGGCCTGCCCGAAGAGTACGGCATCTCTGGCGGTGCGTTCTACGACTACGGCTCGCTCTGGGATCCGGGTTTCGACTGCGACAGCGATCCGAACGTGTACTACTGTGACTTCACGCCGCGTTCGGTCGCAGGTCTGTCGATGTTCTGGGATACGCCGATCGGTCCGCTGCGTTTCGACTTCACCGAAGCGCTCCAGACCGAAGAGCTGGACCAGACGAAGTCCTTCGACGTTTCGATCTCGACCCGTTTCTGA
- a CDS encoding phosphatidate cytidylyltransferase, which produces MRERVKNKWRDLGPRVTSGIVLAIIGGGALVLGHFVFLLFISICAGLMIWEIYRMGHPLANLRAKAFGVVGGITVFLCVLIPFGAEGVIFALLAAAIFATIKRDRVWLSLYAFGVLAACGSIWMLRELSLPYTLWLVLVVVMSDILGYFVGKSLGGPKFWPAISPKKTWSGTTGGWVGAAAIGWAFSEGSTVAVLVLMFTSVFMAFAGQLGDIAESALKRRAGVKDSSALIPGHGGLLDRFDALMAAALVLAAYVVIMEPFIASKGY; this is translated from the coding sequence ATGCGCGAACGTGTCAAAAACAAATGGCGTGACCTCGGGCCACGCGTGACTTCGGGCATCGTGCTCGCAATCATCGGCGGTGGCGCACTGGTCCTCGGACATTTCGTCTTCCTTCTTTTCATCTCGATCTGTGCAGGTCTGATGATCTGGGAAATCTACCGGATGGGGCATCCGCTCGCGAACCTGCGCGCCAAGGCGTTCGGAGTTGTCGGCGGCATCACGGTATTCCTGTGCGTGTTGATCCCGTTCGGTGCAGAGGGCGTGATCTTTGCGCTGCTGGCCGCCGCGATCTTTGCCACGATCAAACGTGACCGCGTATGGCTGTCGCTTTACGCGTTCGGCGTTCTGGCCGCCTGCGGGTCGATCTGGATGCTGCGTGAGCTTTCGCTGCCCTATACGCTCTGGCTCGTGCTGGTGGTCGTAATGTCCGATATCCTCGGTTATTTCGTGGGTAAAAGCCTCGGCGGTCCGAAGTTCTGGCCCGCGATCAGCCCCAAAAAAACATGGTCCGGCACCACTGGCGGCTGGGTCGGCGCGGCAGCAATCGGCTGGGCGTTCTCCGAAGGCTCGACCGTAGCAGTCCTCGTACTTATGTTCACGTCGGTGTTTATGGCCTTTGCGGGCCAGCTGGGCGATATTGCCGAAAGCGCGCTGAAACGTCGGGCAGGGGTCAAAGACAGTTCAGCCCTCATTCCGGGGCATGGCGGTCTGCTTGACCGGTTCGACGCGCTGATGGCCGCAGCACTGGTCCTCGCGGCATATGTCGTGATCATGGAGCCGTTTATCGCGTCGAAGGGATATTGA
- a CDS encoding helix-turn-helix domain-containing protein, which yields MTPPKPYADPAQNALSLTHIVPQNAASKWRTEAMRSYSSPRLIFFTKGQGRITVSGLTSGYGANNLIYVPANTLFGYEAGTTVFGYVISIPRALAHEWPEDPVHLRMRDVLIQKEFVSTLDSLEREMKSGRAGHERAAHHMLGIMSVFFQRQLEDNPPVDTTGRTTSSAARLVAAFTDLLERGFASGKGVTAYARELGVTPTHLTRCCKQTCGKSALAIINDRILYEARERLRTSKTPVKTIASDLGFSSAAYFTRSFQHETGMTPSAFRKAH from the coding sequence ATGACCCCGCCGAAGCCCTATGCCGACCCAGCGCAGAACGCCCTCTCGCTGACCCATATCGTCCCGCAGAACGCCGCCAGCAAATGGCGGACCGAGGCGATGCGCAGCTATAGCTCTCCGCGACTGATCTTCTTCACCAAGGGCCAAGGCCGCATTACCGTGTCGGGCCTGACCAGCGGCTACGGCGCGAACAACCTGATCTACGTCCCCGCCAATACGCTGTTTGGCTACGAGGCCGGAACGACTGTCTTTGGCTACGTCATCTCGATCCCCCGTGCCCTCGCTCACGAATGGCCCGAAGACCCCGTTCACCTGCGGATGCGCGACGTGCTGATCCAAAAGGAATTCGTCAGCACCCTCGACAGTCTGGAGCGTGAAATGAAATCCGGCCGCGCAGGCCATGAACGCGCCGCGCACCACATGCTCGGCATCATGTCGGTGTTCTTCCAGCGTCAGCTTGAGGACAACCCGCCCGTCGATACCACGGGCCGCACCACAAGCTCCGCCGCACGTCTGGTGGCAGCTTTCACAGATCTGCTGGAGCGTGGATTCGCATCCGGAAAAGGCGTCACCGCCTACGCGCGCGAGCTTGGCGTAACCCCGACGCACCTCACCCGCTGCTGCAAACAAACCTGCGGGAAATCGGCGCTCGCCATCATCAACGACCGCATTCTGTACGAGGCACGCGAGCGCCTGCGCACCAGCAAAACGCCCGTGAAAACAATCGCTTCGGATTTGGGTTTCTCGTCTGCGGCTTACTTCACCCGTAGCTTCCAGCACGAAACAGGCATGACCCCGTCAGCCTTCCGCAAGGCGCATTAA
- the pyrH gene encoding UMP kinase, with translation MTDGKDVKFKRVMLKISGEALMGDGQFGLNPPTVERIAREVKSVHDLGVEICMVIGGGNIFRGLQGSAQGMERTTADYMGMLATVMNALAMQSALETLGVFTRVISAIPMDQVCEPYIRRRAVRHLEKKRVCIFAAGTGNPYFTTDTASALRANEMSCEAIFMGKQVDGIYDSDPKKNPDAKRFDRISYDEVFRQNLKVMDASAIALARDNNMPLIVFSLDEPGGFRGILAGEGTYTTVHR, from the coding sequence ATGACCGACGGCAAGGATGTGAAATTCAAACGGGTCATGCTCAAAATATCAGGGGAAGCCCTGATGGGCGACGGCCAGTTCGGCCTCAACCCGCCGACCGTTGAGCGCATTGCCCGCGAAGTCAAATCGGTCCACGACCTTGGCGTCGAAATCTGCATGGTCATCGGCGGAGGTAATATCTTCCGCGGCCTTCAGGGCTCCGCACAGGGCATGGAACGCACCACTGCAGACTACATGGGCATGCTCGCGACCGTGATGAACGCGCTGGCGATGCAGTCCGCGCTTGAAACGCTCGGCGTCTTCACCCGCGTCATCTCGGCCATTCCGATGGATCAGGTTTGCGAGCCCTACATCCGCCGCCGCGCGGTGCGCCACCTCGAGAAAAAGCGTGTGTGCATCTTTGCCGCCGGCACGGGCAACCCGTACTTCACCACCGACACCGCCTCGGCGCTGCGTGCCAACGAGATGTCCTGCGAGGCGATCTTCATGGGCAAGCAGGTCGACGGTATCTACGACAGCGACCCCAAGAAGAACCCTGACGCAAAGCGCTTCGACCGTATCTCCTACGACGAGGTTTTCCGCCAGAATCTCAAGGTGATGGACGCTTCGGCTATTGCGCTGGCCCGCGACAACAACATGCCGCTGATCGTGTTCAGCCTCGACGAGCCGGGCGGTTTCCGCGGTATCCTCGCGGGTGAAGGCACCTATACAACTGTGCACCGTTAA
- the uppS gene encoding polyprenyl diphosphate synthase encodes MDGHLETDQDGPRHVAIIMDGNGRWAQQRGRPRLFGHQAGAKRVREIVEACPPNGVKYLTIFAFSTENWKRTQTEVAGLMKLFRMYIQREARALLQAGVRVRFIGDRVKLEPKLVTLMDELELLTSTNDKCHLTIALNYGGRDEVTRAAQRLAYEVEQGNLTHKDVDAETLSRFLDTRVLPDPDLVIRTSGEARISNFLLWQSAYSEYEFVDTLWPDFTAEEFGKVVKNYANRERRYGGIKG; translated from the coding sequence ATGGACGGACATTTGGAAACTGACCAAGACGGTCCGCGCCACGTCGCGATTATCATGGACGGCAACGGCCGCTGGGCGCAGCAGCGCGGGCGGCCTCGTCTTTTCGGGCATCAGGCCGGTGCCAAGCGTGTCCGCGAAATCGTCGAAGCCTGTCCGCCCAACGGCGTGAAGTACCTCACGATCTTTGCTTTCTCGACCGAGAACTGGAAACGCACCCAGACCGAAGTTGCCGGTCTGATGAAGCTGTTCCGCATGTATATCCAACGCGAAGCCCGCGCTTTGCTTCAGGCAGGCGTGCGTGTCCGTTTCATCGGTGACCGCGTGAAGCTGGAGCCAAAGCTGGTCACGCTGATGGACGAGCTGGAGCTTCTGACCTCGACCAACGACAAGTGTCACCTGACCATCGCGCTGAACTACGGCGGCCGCGATGAGGTGACCCGTGCGGCCCAGCGCCTCGCCTATGAGGTGGAGCAGGGCAACCTGACCCACAAGGACGTCGACGCCGAAACGCTGTCGCGTTTTCTCGACACTCGCGTGCTGCCTGACCCCGATCTTGTGATCCGGACATCGGGCGAAGCGCGCATTTCGAATTTCCTTCTGTGGCAGTCGGCCTATTCTGAATATGAATTCGTCGATACGCTCTGGCCTGACTTCACGGCCGAAGAGTTCGGCAAGGTCGTCAAGAACTACGCCAACCGCGAACGTCGGTACGGCGGAATCAAAGGCTAA
- the frr gene encoding ribosome recycling factor, which translates to MSEDFELDTDDLTRRMDGAISALRTEFASLRTGRGSGSMLEPIQVEAYGTMTPINQLGTVNVPEPRLVTINIWDKAMVGKVEKAIRESGLGINPQLNGTIIMLPIPELNEERRRELTKVAGQYAEHARVAIRNLRRDGMDQIKKAKNDGLSEDDQKFWESEVQDLTNKYVKQVDDLLENKQAEIMQV; encoded by the coding sequence ATGTCCGAAGATTTTGAACTCGACACCGACGACCTGACCCGCCGTATGGACGGCGCCATTTCCGCGCTGCGCACCGAATTCGCTTCGCTGCGTACCGGCCGTGGTTCGGGCTCCATGCTGGAGCCGATCCAGGTCGAAGCCTACGGCACCATGACGCCGATCAACCAGCTGGGCACCGTCAACGTGCCCGAGCCGCGCCTTGTCACCATTAACATCTGGGACAAGGCCATGGTCGGTAAGGTCGAAAAGGCCATCCGCGAGTCCGGTCTGGGCATCAACCCGCAGCTCAACGGCACCATCATCATGCTGCCGATCCCCGAACTGAACGAAGAACGCCGCCGCGAGCTGACCAAGGTCGCAGGCCAGTACGCCGAACACGCTCGCGTTGCGATCCGTAACCTGCGCCGTGACGGTATGGACCAGATCAAGAAGGCCAAGAACGACGGCCTTTCGGAAGATGACCAGAAGTTCTGGGAATCCGAAGTTCAGGATCTGACCAACAAGTACGTCAAGCAGGTCGACGATCTTCTGGAGAACAAGCAGGCGGAGATCATGCAGGTTTAA
- the dxr gene encoding 1-deoxy-D-xylulose-5-phosphate reductoisomerase has translation MRRVSIFGATGSIGQNTIDLIARAPQEYDVVALTGARNISQLAKDAIRLNADVAVTCHEELLPDLKDALAGTGVEAAAGADAMREASQRPADWVMSAIVGAAGLLPGLEALKQGATLALANKESLVTAGPLLMQTAAEHNATVVPVDSEHSAVFQALVGEDLSAVERVIITASGGAFRDWPMEKLATATVEQASTHPNWDMGQRITIDSASMFNKALELIETKEYFGVHPSQIEVLVHPESLIHAMVGFNDGALMAHVGPADMRHAIGYALHWPERRKLPVERLDLAKIGQLTFRAPDDARYPALALAHRVMHEGGLSGAIFNAAKERALDGFIAKKIGFLDMAQVVERTMDTMSPSTDRTNAHGIDTIMQADTEARARASEIMETMD, from the coding sequence ATGAGACGTGTGTCCATTTTCGGCGCAACGGGAAGCATCGGACAGAACACGATCGACCTGATTGCCCGCGCTCCGCAGGAATACGATGTGGTCGCGCTGACGGGTGCCCGTAACATTTCGCAATTGGCCAAGGACGCGATCCGGCTGAACGCCGATGTTGCTGTGACCTGCCATGAAGAATTATTGCCCGACCTGAAAGACGCGCTGGCTGGAACTGGCGTCGAAGCCGCCGCAGGTGCGGACGCGATGCGCGAAGCGTCCCAGCGTCCAGCCGATTGGGTCATGTCCGCGATTGTCGGCGCTGCCGGTCTGTTGCCGGGGCTGGAGGCGTTGAAGCAGGGCGCGACGCTGGCGCTTGCCAACAAGGAGTCGCTCGTGACAGCGGGTCCGCTGCTGATGCAGACCGCCGCCGAGCACAACGCGACCGTCGTTCCCGTCGACAGCGAACATTCGGCCGTGTTCCAAGCGCTGGTGGGTGAGGATCTGTCTGCCGTCGAGCGCGTCATCATCACGGCCTCGGGCGGTGCGTTCCGCGACTGGCCGATGGAGAAACTGGCGACAGCCACGGTTGAGCAAGCCTCCACCCATCCCAACTGGGATATGGGCCAGCGGATCACCATCGACAGCGCCTCGATGTTTAACAAGGCGCTCGAACTGATTGAGACCAAAGAGTATTTCGGCGTTCACCCCTCGCAGATCGAGGTTCTGGTCCACCCCGAAAGCCTGATCCACGCGATGGTCGGCTTTAACGACGGCGCGCTGATGGCCCACGTTGGGCCTGCTGATATGCGCCACGCCATCGGCTACGCGCTGCATTGGCCCGAGCGCCGCAAACTGCCTGTCGAACGTCTGGACCTCGCCAAAATCGGCCAATTGACATTCCGCGCCCCCGACGATGCGCGTTACCCCGCGCTGGCGCTGGCGCACCGCGTGATGCATGAAGGCGGCCTGTCCGGCGCGATCTTCAATGCCGCGAAGGAACGCGCCCTCGACGGGTTCATCGCGAAGAAAATCGGGTTCCTCGACATGGCACAGGTCGTCGAACGCACAATGGACACTATGTCGCCCTCGACTGATCGCACAAATGCCCACGGGATTGATACGATCATGCAAGCAGACACCGAGGCCCGCGCACGCGCTTCGGAAATCATGGAGACGATGGATTAA